NNNNNNNNNNNNNNNNNNNNNNNNNNNNNNNNNNNNNNNNATGAACGCCGCCGAATGCTAACAAAGGGCAGTTTCTCCCCATCTTCGTTTTACCAAAGTTGTCTTCAAATGAAGTACTTCAATCGAAATGATCTTTGCGGTGCGTGTTATTTTACACCGGCCTAAGCGCCTTTAAAAACTTCCGGTTGCAGAAAACTTACACTTTAAACCCCAGTTTTAGGAACAAAGACCGGCATTCATTTCCTAGATTTTAAAACATGAATTATATGAATAACCCCTTTCTTCATTCCTTTTCTTGAGACGTTGAAATCTCGCTGATATGTTAATTGCTGGGCGCAAAACGGAATATGGATTTGTTTATTTCGATCAAGTCacgtactgtacatgtagaataatttcttttcaaATGCCAACAACTGACAAGGGAAGACACGTGATTTGATTTTGCCCAACACTTTGTCCCTCGGACAAAATCACTCACAAAATATAGAAAATGTGGTTTATTTTGTCAATCTGTGATGCGGCTGGACTGGAAACTCGAAAACACCAGACAACTCAGACAAATGCACTCATTTTGGCCATGCATACTGCAAAAGGTCCGAAGGGTAAGAGGGATCAAGAGTCCAGCgaggccaatttgggtaaatcttataACTCCGCTACAAATATTACAAGTTTCCAAAAGGACGAAatagcggctggtaatcgagcctaggcAAGATGTCCATAATTTGAATCAGAAATTCTATAAAGTCGCTTCTTTGCGTTACTTTGCAAAATTTTGTTTGCAAGTTTATTATGGGATTTAGAAGTAAAGTTTACTGTAATGATCAAAGCTTACATTGTTTCACCAAACATCGAGAAAAGATCCCCCGTACGACTGCTTTTCAAAGAAGATTTTCGCCATTAAATACTTAGTTCTGATGTGAATGCCCTCACTGCGGTGCGAAACCAGAAAACCCGCGAAAAGATATGTTTTGATGGAGGGCAAATGGGTCATTTTGACTGTTACCGGCTTTCGAAGTCTTAACAAAGAAACAGCTTGAcatcaaaacaagaaccgaATTCTACGTTGCATAATCTTTTTAGACAAACATTTTCAATTAATTCACCTAGATATCTTATGACTGTGGTCTTGTCCGATGTACGTAATTCTATTCCTGTTTCGTACACACGATATACAGCAAAGACAGCCCTTTGTAGCGTCTCACCGGCTAAGCGCTTAAGAATCCTATACGATGCAAATGATATTTCAACCCCAAGCAGAGTGACATCTTACGTAACTTAATCCCACTTTGAGGAAAATATACAACTGGTTCAGGAGACAGCATTTCATCGACTTTTCTATTTCAATTACAACTCACTAGACCGTAACGACCACAACTTTAACCCATACGTTTCTACACAGCACACCGGCGAGAACACCAAGCACTTTCAAGCTCGACAGGAAGTTAAGAGTCCAAACAATACTTGATAGCACATGTGTTCTCTTTCACTGCTTGGCAATAGTATATCTCCACTTTTTTTTAGACAAAATGCAATATATTCTGAGTACTTTTAATTCACACTTTGCGTTACTACTTCCGTTCCAGATGTTGCGTCTATAAAATTGGCTGTAAGATTCATAAATTCATATATTTCATGGCGTGGAAAGGAAGACAAACACTCCTGACAGCTTAAACAATTCGATGGTTTTTCCTCTGCTTGCTGACACATGGTAATCACAGACGTGACAACCTTTAATGAATTTTTACACACTGATTGTTTTGTACTGATtgtaaaattccaaaaaaataCCTAGTCGGAAACTCATCAGCATTTTTATTGGAGCACAGggcgaaaataaagaaaatttattctcCTTTTGTCCGATTTGCTGTCTCCATTTCGCTAAacggagcaattgcagaataccccacAACACCTCGCCACAATTGTTTCCTCTAGGCGGTATTCTTTCTAGAACGAGTCGGAATACAAtagagcttattcttattcaatgacatgCAAATACGTTGCGGGGCTTATGCAATTTAAATATTTAGCCGTCTTTTATCACGGGCGAAAATGTAAGTTTTCTTTGTGTAGGACCATCGTGTAAGTATTTTTGCAAGGTGTAGTATTTTAGGAAATAagatattttcttcctttagCACCAATAACACGACTGGAGCTCAATGAAAAGGCCTTAGTCACTATAGAACAAAATTCAAAGCGAGACGTGACATTTGGTTAAAAGCTCTTCAGTTAGTGGCATACCCTGATTGGGCAATTAATCTTCTTCCGCGTGCTACAAATACCCTAGATATaaacacaaaatttgaaaaaggccTTAGTTACGAAAACTCCACACGGAAGTATTGACTCGGTATATATAGCCTTAACCCGCGGTGAGTCATGTTAGTTGATGCTGCAGCTCAGGCAGAAGACAGCTAATTTGTTGGGCTCGAACTGACGAAGTTAGTGTCTCTGTACCTTGCGTCTGCTTTTATAATTATAAAGGAAATGGAAACGGAAGAATATTTTCGCTACGATTCTTGGTTAAGGTTTCTTTTGTCGCAGGATTTTCCTCAAGATTTCCATCAACAAGGTAACGCATGCATGACTTGACATTATCTAAGGAACTGCTTTAATCACGTAAGGTCAGATTGGACAATGGACAGATGTACGCAATCtgaagtagaaaaaaaaaactcgttaATTAAGGAATATTCATGATACATTCGATAGTTTTTTTAAGGGCAAAATACTTCGAACATAGTACATAAGGGGTACTAAATATCTTAAGTAAGAGCCGACAACGTTAGATGTTTTTTCAATCCCGTCCCCAGGCCCTTTCTCCGCCGAAGTTGCCGGAACGTGATCAGCTCTACAAAAAGGCAAAAGTAACTTTTCACGACTTTTTTCAATGTGAAAGGAATGTCCATGGGGAGTTTTTATAAACGGCATTACTTTTGGCGTGACAGAACCGCTACGTTTTTTTAAAACAGCATTTCTAGCAAAGAAAGATCGAATAACAAAACTTCCGGTTAGGTGGACGGGTAAAGATAACTAAaactaccctccccaccccttcCCAGGTTGATCAGGCACTTTTGTCCTTTTTCATATCACACCCAtaaaaagaacaacaacaacaataacactGACTCAGAGCATAAGTAAGATTTTCTAAGAGCTGCATTTTCTTTACTATTCTTTACGCCGCAACTTCTTTGGCACAGCAGTAGCCTTTGACCTAGCAGCAGTTATGTAACGTGTAATTTTAACCTCTTCCgcttatttttttactttccgGGAATTAAAAATGCTCTGAATAACAAAATTCAACAGGAATGTTTACGCCCTATGTTGAAGTGGATGGGAGCACGTTCAGACAACTGACCTGTATTCCATCCCCCCCTGGTACACGGCCAGGCTGTCTATTGTGCTCTCGTAACCATTAGAAATTCAATTCCCAAAGAACTGGTTTCTTTGCAAACTAAAATAACCGCTGCCAGAGTTTACAGATCTCATTcgcaggtttttttttccattttgtaACAACTCTGCATCTGCATGATCTGCAAAGGATTGGCAATAGGGCCTCCGAGGGAAACCTAGGGACtcttctattgttttcttgtttgtagAATCAAGACAATGCAGGGACTCGATAGACTTTCTACCAATTTTGAAGAAACCAAAAGCAGAGATATTTGACTTGCCACATGAAGACCAAGAAAACGAGAGAGACTGGCCTGTCATTAGGAAGAATATTGGTCCATGCGCAACGTCACGTCTGTTGCCAAACCTGGAAAAATCATCCAAGGCGCAAATAATTCAAGACACAAAGGTTAAAGTTCATTTTCTTGGGTTAAAAAAGGTAAGACATTTGACTTTCTAGATGTTAGCACGAGTCTGCGTAGAAAGCAATCGAGCAAAGGGAGCGCAAATCTTAGAATCATTTCCTTACTGAAGGGGACTGGGACTGATTGCCCAAAAGGTCGACAAATTCCGTTTTAGCGTGCGCGTTCACCCAAGCACTCTGTGGTCAGGCGCATCTTACGAAGGCAGCGTTTGTCCTGGCAACCCACGCCTTCCGTTTCAGACTTGACGACACTCAAGCTGCGGCGGAGTTTTACTTTGAGATATACTGAAAATATGTAAAGAACAATTATAGCTTTCCCACGTGCTATTCAAACCAGAAATCAAGCATCACGAGCTGCAACAAGCAAGTGCCACTTGCGTTATTTACAAAAACCTCTCTTGTGGTCTGAGGGGAAAATCCTCAGGTTCCAGAGCAATGTGATAACTCCTCGCGCGACCCCGAAGCCCATATTGCGCAAGCTAACACTCCTCAATTCCATTGTTTTTCCCCAAGGGGTATGAAAAAGTGCAAAGTCGTGTGAACCGACAGTCGAGGCAACGGCTAACGGATAGTAAAGTTCGCATAGCGGTTACAGCTGATGCCCAGATCACTCAGGTGAACGTGTATGTGGAGAGAGCACCAATGGCAGCTGCTTTGAGTGGTGACACTACGGGCAGAGTACCGCTGAAGGTTAAAATGGGGGCTCAAGTGGCCAACAAGGTGGGTGAAAACCGactgcaaaatttgacaaagtGACTTAAAGATGAGAATACTACCACATCGAAACATCTTATTGCTATAGGTTAGACTATGAACTGATTAAGCTTACTAAGAAACGATTATTCGCCCGTTCGAACGAGATTCTAAGAGATAGAGTTTTTTCTGAGGGTTAACAATTCCTGTTAAAATATCTTGGAAGACCAGTTAACCTAGTTTGTAaagcttttctccgccgagagTTAAGGCGCTGAAAATGAGGTTGAACTATGTATTGTTGTCGTACCCAGGGTCATTCCGAGTGAGGAGAGAGAGATGACAAGATATTCAGTTCCCGCCACTCAGTGGAGATCCCCTCCCCCACCCTTCTTTACGATCCCAAGCGAATTTTCCGATCGCATTGTGGAATAAGAACCTGTTTTTATCTGGGACACTAGTCCCCTTGGGGGAAGGGGAAGGAgaaggagggggagggggtggatGCAACGACGTACAGGAAAGGCTGGCAGAACTCTTTTTCAGACTATTTAAAACCGCTAATTTCATTGAAGCGGTCTAGGATGCAACTCTATCGTGTTTCGGATTAGGCTCTGTTTCTGTTGAGTACTTTTTTTTGACCCAATCACGAAAGACGTTGTCACAGCTGCGTTTTGCTTCACGATGCTGAAACTAGAATAACTTCCGGTCATGTGGCTCGTGAGCAGCCTTGTCAGGCCTTGACGAACTCGTAACAATCGAATATTTTTCGGGCGATAAAGCCTAATCGGTTATCTGTTAATTTATTTATCTCATTTTCGATGTTACAGCAAAATTTATCGGTGGATCTCGATTCAGTTTACATGTCCTCTCAAGGAACACCAGTTTACAAGCTTTCCACAGTGGATGCAGACAGGCGAAACAGATTTCGTCTAGTGGTCACCGCTTATTTCATCGATGGGAGGGGATGTAGGTCTTTCGTGAGTCCAACTTTTCTGTTACGCAGCCGCAGACCAGAAAGAAAGACGTCCTGTTAGCGTAACCAGAAAGCCTGGAATGAAGCCGTTCATCGGAGGCGAAAAGGGGAATGGGTATTACTGAATTACTCACTCCTAGGTCCCCGCTTGTTAGTGTTTGGTCTCGCAGAGTGGATTACTGAATGCTTGTGATGCTATAGCCTGCGTCAAATGTTTATGAACATTTGGAAGTATTAATTTCATCTCAGAAGAGTGCTTGGGAAAGTGGTTGGGCAcgtttgaatgaaagttaaatgtTCATGAACGTCTGAAACAGTGCATGGTGccgtttttttaaaaacatgttttttttcttttcttcctgtTATCTTTGTTCATTTAATGAAGCAGTGAAGCTACAATCCTGCGAGCATGCTCTCCGGGGTGATGGGAAAATATCAAGATTTCTAATCGCTCGCCGCTTTCTCCTAGAGGGAGAGGGTGCTCGAAATCTCAGTAGCCAatgccaggaacccatgactaggagcgaacaactcccacACTTAATCCATGTcatggcatttttacagaccaaaaaaaaaaggcagttccggttcggtgacgcttTGACGTCCGacttagtttcttgtgattggtcattgaGCTCCCGCGGGAGGCACATTTGCAGGAAAGacgtttctaaaaataactaggTCTGTCAAAACGCTCGATGAAGAAGTCAATTCGGAGGAATGCTCttactgatgggctcctgccaATACTGATTGCCTTAAGCAATTTACAGGACTCATTTCCTACTGTATCTCCTAATTTACGCATAGCCGAGACCCAAGTCTATGTAGATTAATCAAAGGATCGCAAGTGATTTCCTAGAACCTCGTTTTATCGCATAAGTTGTATAAAGACAGATAGAGGACTCTTGGTTGCAGTCAAAAGTTGGAAAGAAACTATCCCAGTTCTTGACAAGGTCCTAGCAAATTAGGAAACAGGAATGAACTTTTGCGTTATTTAATACTGAAAATACGAATGGAAACAATTCTTCTTCGGACAGAAATGCCCACACTTGGATTCGAGCGAATTtgaataagcgtcacgaagtgtccttttgctcttttccccaacttcaacatcactcgtctCTTGGAATACACTCACTTaccgtcacaaagtgtccccctaGTGCTGCTCATCTATTTAACGATAAatagctgcatttaccctaagctttggtttgcatccacgtgatgagacggccatctTGGTGTACAAAACATTAGAAAATgaccccacaagttttgcatagtaataagagtcaaattcccaaaagacattttactgcattgttctgtacaccaacattgCCACCGTGACGTTacatgcaaaccatcaattgctagaaataggtagcaaaggaATCGACTTTAGTAATGGCACACTTAATGCCGTGGATAAAAATTGGGCGCGCATCTAATTTggtacatttctggacataggTGTGTTCGGATACCATTTTTATCGCAATCGCCACCATCGTCATTACGATCATCGTCGTTATTGCCAACATCAGGAGATCATCAAAGGGAGCTTCTATCTCCAATACTTGGgctcggagtcaaccctttcctcagtagatttatttatagaacgcttcccttgggagattcaacACGCTCACTgatgtaaaagccaatcaaaacagagctatctcagcgacAAGGGAAATCTGATACTTTTCGCTGGGagaaacctgttcctaaaagaaAGTTAACTCGGAAAAAGTTGACTCAAAGAATGAGCGGAGACTGAGGCTGCCCTTCATGGCGTCATTGCGAGTATCAGAGTATTACAGTCGCCTTTAATTTagttagacagcaatgaccagaaccaggttgctgaccagcggttttcgttaaaacaatgtttcgctgggggtgctcagtctcgcgggctcagaaaacctggttgtggtcattcttatttaaggtttttcatgACAGTCACAGTCGTTATTGTATCACACGTTTATTTAATAGTATCTCCTTCACGAGATTACGTGCTTCAAAAACACGCCTTAAAAAGCCCGATTTGATAATTCGGTCTTAGgcc
The sequence above is a segment of the Montipora foliosa isolate CH-2021 chromosome 2, ASM3666993v2, whole genome shotgun sequence genome. Coding sequences within it:
- the LOC137992601 gene encoding uncharacterized protein, with protein sequence METEEYFRYDSWLRFLLSQDFPQDFHQQESRQCRDSIDFLPILKKPKAEIFDLPHEDQENERDWPVIRKNIGPCATSRLLPNLEKSSKAQIIQDTKVKVHFLGLKKGYEKVQSRVNRQSRQRLTDSKVRIAVTADAQITQVNVYVERAPMAAALSGDTTGRVPLKVKMGAQVANKQNLSVDLDSVYMSSQGTPVYKLSTVDADRRNRFRLVVTAYFIDGRGCRSFVSPTFLLRSRRPERKTSC